A window from Acidobacteriota bacterium encodes these proteins:
- the lepA gene encoding elongation factor 4, producing the protein MHHRQIRNFSIIAHIDHGKSTLADRFLEITGALRPREMEEQVLDSMDLERERGITIKAHAVRLSYTADDGESYVLNLIDTPGHVDFSYEVTRSLAACEGALLLVDASQGVEAQTVANAYLAVDNDLEIVPVINKVDLPGAQPDETAVQIEDLVGLDPSHALLASAKEGIGAREILEAVVTRVPPPAGDPEAPLRALIFDSWYDAYRGVIVLIRVVEGVVRSRMKVRLMAAAQDYEVEQVGIFAPKPAAVAQLGVGEVGFLIANVKNVAEARIGDTVTEASRPAVRPLPGFQETKPMVFAGLYPVESHQYSDLREALEKLRLNDAAFFFEPETSAALGFGFRCGFLGLLHMEIVQERLEREFDMDLVTTAPGVLYRVTTTDGDVFDIDSPAKLPDAGRIERVEEPVITAMILTPADQVGGILKLCQEKRGVQKALEYHAAHRVLISYELPFNEVVLDFYDRLKTLSRGYASLDYHVSGYWESPLVKLDLLVNGDPVDALSIIVHKEMAYARGRALVGKMRQLIPRQMFEVAIQAAVGTRIIARESVKALRKNVTAKCYGGDITRKRKLLERQKEGKRRMKRVGSVEIPQEAFLAVLKVDDD; encoded by the coding sequence ATGCATCACCGTCAGATCCGCAATTTCTCCATCATCGCGCACATCGATCACGGGAAGTCGACCCTCGCGGATCGTTTTCTGGAGATCACGGGTGCGTTGCGGCCTCGCGAGATGGAGGAGCAGGTCCTCGATTCGATGGATCTGGAGCGCGAACGGGGCATCACCATCAAGGCCCATGCGGTCCGCTTGTCGTACACGGCGGATGACGGCGAGTCCTACGTTCTCAACCTCATCGACACTCCCGGGCACGTCGACTTTTCCTATGAGGTCACCCGCTCGCTGGCCGCCTGCGAGGGCGCGCTGCTGCTGGTCGACGCTTCACAGGGCGTCGAGGCGCAAACGGTCGCGAACGCCTACCTGGCGGTCGACAACGACCTGGAGATCGTACCGGTCATCAACAAGGTCGATCTGCCGGGAGCCCAGCCGGACGAGACGGCGGTGCAAATCGAGGACCTGGTGGGGCTCGACCCGTCGCACGCGCTGCTCGCCAGCGCGAAGGAGGGCATCGGCGCGCGCGAGATTCTCGAGGCCGTCGTCACGCGGGTGCCGCCGCCGGCCGGCGATCCCGAAGCTCCGCTGAGGGCGCTGATCTTCGATTCGTGGTACGACGCCTACCGCGGCGTCATCGTGCTGATCCGCGTCGTCGAGGGCGTGGTCCGGTCGCGCATGAAGGTGCGTCTCATGGCCGCGGCGCAGGACTACGAGGTGGAGCAGGTGGGTATCTTCGCGCCGAAGCCCGCTGCCGTGGCCCAGCTCGGCGTCGGCGAGGTCGGCTTTCTGATCGCCAACGTGAAGAACGTCGCCGAAGCGCGGATCGGCGATACCGTCACCGAGGCCTCCCGGCCCGCGGTGCGGCCGCTTCCGGGTTTCCAGGAAACCAAGCCGATGGTGTTCGCCGGGCTCTATCCGGTGGAGAGTCACCAGTACTCGGATCTGCGCGAGGCCCTCGAGAAGCTGCGGCTCAACGACGCCGCGTTCTTCTTCGAGCCGGAGACGTCGGCCGCGCTCGGCTTCGGGTTCCGTTGCGGGTTCCTCGGCCTGCTGCACATGGAGATCGTGCAGGAACGGCTCGAGCGCGAGTTCGACATGGACCTGGTCACGACCGCACCCGGCGTCCTCTATCGCGTGACCACCACCGACGGCGACGTGTTCGACATCGACAGCCCGGCCAAGCTGCCCGATGCCGGCCGCATCGAGCGGGTGGAGGAGCCGGTGATCACGGCGATGATCCTCACGCCCGCCGATCAGGTAGGGGGCATCCTGAAGCTCTGCCAGGAGAAGCGGGGCGTGCAGAAGGCTCTCGAGTACCACGCGGCGCACCGCGTCCTGATCTCCTACGAGCTGCCGTTCAACGAGGTGGTGCTCGACTTCTACGACCGGCTGAAGACCCTGTCGCGGGGCTACGCGTCGCTCGACTATCATGTGAGCGGGTACTGGGAGTCGCCGCTCGTCAAGCTCGACCTGCTGGTCAACGGCGACCCGGTCGACGCGCTGTCCATCATCGTGCACAAGGAGATGGCCTATGCGCGCGGTCGGGCGCTGGTCGGCAAGATGCGGCAGCTCATCCCGCGGCAGATGTTCGAGGTCGCCATCCAGGCGGCGGTCGGCACCCGCATCATCGCTCGCGAGAGCGTGAAGGCGTTGCGGAAGAACGTCACCGCCAAGTGCTACGGCGGCGACATCACCCGCAAGCGCAAGCTGCTCGAGCGGCAGAAGGAAGGCAAGCGGCGCATGAAGCGGGTGGGCAGCGTCGAGATCCCGCAGGAGGCCTTCCTCGCGGTCCTCAAGGTGGACGATGACTAG
- a CDS encoding ATP-dependent DNA helicase yields MPAFEPRPGQRRMAAAAAHVLETGGVLLAEAGTGTGKTLAYLVPAILSGQRVLISTGTKNLQDQIFYKDLPDLRHALGVDFRATYMKGRGNYLCLHRFATRRAEAAASLLPLAERSVLDQLAAWAEQTETGDRAEIEDLPDNLAVWNDVAATSENCIGTECPAYQECFVTTMRQRAAESDVVIVNHHLLCADAAVRQSAYGEVIPACTVAVIDEAHQLEDVATQYFGIAVSNHRLDELYHDGRRLVAGDAPPAVELEEASVLELLDLLDRVRGDAHLFFGSLAPAAGGERSRVTADTLAAVAEPARRLGRSLGDLAGALSRLAKPSGSTDLAALGRRADEIRTELAFLLAAGDAAYVYFVERRGRGVFLRAAPIDVSSIIRELLIERMESTVLTSATLTVDASFAYLRGRLGIADATELRLPSEFDYREQAILYLPREMPPPRHPAFTAAVAREVTALLRITAGRAFVLFTSYANLRDVHARLDPTLPYPLLVQGTSPRSVLLREFRATRNAVLLATSSFWQGVDVAGDALSCVVIDKLPFASPGDPLTAARMEQIDADGGNPFSDYQMPLAILTLLQGLGRLLRHRTDRGVLALLDPRLRTKGYGRRFLDSLPPAPVTHDLASVSCFFD; encoded by the coding sequence ATGCCGGCGTTCGAGCCGCGGCCGGGCCAGCGGCGGATGGCGGCCGCGGCGGCGCACGTGCTCGAGACCGGCGGCGTCCTGCTGGCCGAAGCCGGCACCGGGACGGGCAAGACCCTGGCCTACCTGGTACCCGCCATCCTCAGCGGGCAGCGGGTGCTCATCTCGACCGGCACGAAGAACCTGCAGGACCAGATCTTCTACAAGGACCTTCCCGACCTGCGGCACGCACTCGGCGTCGATTTCCGGGCCACCTACATGAAGGGCCGGGGGAACTACCTCTGCCTGCACCGGTTCGCGACACGGCGTGCGGAGGCGGCAGCCTCCCTGCTGCCGCTGGCCGAACGGAGCGTGCTGGACCAGCTCGCCGCGTGGGCCGAACAGACGGAGACCGGCGACCGGGCCGAGATCGAGGACCTGCCCGACAACCTGGCCGTCTGGAACGACGTCGCCGCCACCTCCGAGAACTGCATCGGCACCGAGTGCCCCGCCTACCAGGAGTGCTTCGTGACGACGATGCGGCAGCGAGCGGCGGAGTCGGACGTCGTCATCGTCAACCATCATCTGCTGTGCGCGGACGCCGCCGTGCGCCAGAGCGCGTACGGCGAGGTCATTCCCGCGTGCACGGTCGCGGTGATCGACGAAGCGCATCAACTCGAAGACGTGGCCACGCAGTACTTCGGGATCGCAGTCAGCAACCACCGGCTCGACGAGCTGTACCACGACGGCCGGCGACTCGTCGCCGGCGATGCGCCGCCGGCCGTCGAGCTCGAGGAAGCGTCGGTGCTCGAGTTGCTGGACCTGCTGGACCGTGTGCGCGGCGACGCCCATCTCTTCTTCGGCTCGCTTGCGCCGGCTGCCGGCGGGGAGCGCAGCCGCGTGACTGCCGACACGCTCGCCGCGGTCGCCGAGCCGGCCCGCCGCCTCGGACGGAGCCTGGGCGATCTCGCCGGCGCGCTTTCCAGGCTCGCCAAGCCGTCGGGGAGCACGGATCTGGCGGCGCTCGGCCGGCGGGCGGACGAGATCCGCACGGAGCTCGCGTTCCTCCTGGCCGCCGGCGACGCCGCCTACGTCTACTTCGTGGAACGGCGCGGCCGGGGAGTGTTTCTGCGGGCCGCACCGATCGACGTATCGAGCATCATCCGCGAGTTGCTGATCGAGCGGATGGAGAGCACGGTCCTGACCTCCGCCACCCTGACGGTCGACGCTTCCTTCGCGTACCTCCGGGGACGGCTGGGCATCGCCGACGCCACCGAGCTGCGGTTGCCGTCGGAGTTCGACTATCGCGAGCAGGCCATCCTCTACCTGCCGCGCGAGATGCCGCCGCCGCGCCATCCGGCGTTCACCGCCGCTGTCGCCCGGGAGGTCACCGCGCTGCTGCGGATCACCGCGGGCCGCGCGTTCGTCCTCTTCACGAGCTACGCGAATCTCCGCGACGTGCACGCCCGGCTCGATCCGACACTCCCCTATCCTCTGCTGGTGCAGGGAACCTCGCCGCGCAGCGTCCTTCTGCGGGAGTTCCGCGCCACGCGCAACGCGGTGCTCCTGGCGACCTCCAGCTTCTGGCAGGGAGTGGACGTCGCCGGCGACGCCCTGAGCTGCGTGGTGATCGACAAGCTCCCGTTCGCCTCCCCCGGCGATCCGCTGACCGCCGCCCGCATGGAGCAGATCGACGCGGACGGCGGCAATCCGTTCTCCGACTACCAGATGCCGCTCGCCATCCTGACCCTGCTGCAGGGGCTCGGCCGGCTGCTCCGCCACCGCACGGACCGCGGCGTGCTGGCGCTGCTGGACCCGCGCCTGCGAACGAAGGGGTACGGGCGCCGCTTCCTGGACTCCCTGCCGCCTGCGCCCGTAACGCACGATCTGGCGTCGGTGTCCTGCTTCTTCGACTAG
- a CDS encoding tetratricopeptide repeat protein, translated as MRTRALLRLRRWRRSVLVACLAALGITGAAGMASGQTAGTVRGAVVDERSRAAVAGALIVLLPLDGDGPSLEFETGSDGRFARSDVVPGLYAVTAALGALQSEVYRVRVRDRRAVEIRFALGPDRGATPWIIAGGARDRLDELFAAGVGANREGAHNEAVTWFTLAAGLDPNCIECHYNVGVAYSALERWPAAERAFEDALAIRRDYTAAYYGLANVFTRSGRPDDAARARDEATRLTLAALEAGRRQAAAEVARGIAFLEAGNVEDARQRFEEAVGGSPGYAPAYYWLGVALTEIGRSGAALTALRRAVSLDGSGEHAADARSRIAALER; from the coding sequence ATGAGGACGCGCGCCCTGCTGCGCCTGCGCCGGTGGCGCCGCAGCGTGCTCGTGGCGTGCCTCGCCGCCCTCGGCATCACCGGAGCGGCCGGCATGGCGAGCGGACAAACGGCAGGCACGGTGCGCGGCGCGGTGGTGGACGAGCGGAGCCGGGCCGCGGTCGCGGGGGCCCTGATCGTCCTGCTTCCGCTCGACGGTGACGGTCCTTCCCTCGAATTCGAAACCGGATCCGACGGCCGCTTCGCTCGATCGGACGTGGTCCCGGGGCTCTATGCGGTGACGGCGGCGCTCGGGGCCCTGCAGAGCGAGGTCTACCGCGTGCGGGTCCGTGATCGGCGGGCGGTGGAGATCCGGTTCGCCCTGGGACCCGACCGGGGCGCCACCCCCTGGATCATCGCGGGCGGAGCACGCGACCGGCTGGACGAGCTGTTCGCGGCGGGCGTCGGAGCCAACCGAGAAGGTGCGCACAACGAAGCCGTGACCTGGTTCACGCTTGCCGCGGGACTCGACCCGAACTGCATCGAGTGCCATTACAACGTCGGTGTCGCCTACTCGGCCCTCGAGCGCTGGCCGGCCGCCGAGCGCGCGTTCGAGGACGCTCTCGCCATCCGGCGGGATTACACCGCCGCCTACTATGGACTGGCCAACGTCTTCACGCGATCGGGACGCCCCGACGACGCCGCCCGAGCCCGCGACGAGGCGACGCGTCTGACCCTGGCCGCACTGGAAGCCGGACGCCGGCAGGCCGCCGCGGAAGTCGCACGCGGCATCGCGTTCCTCGAGGCCGGCAACGTCGAGGACGCCCGGCAGCGCTTCGAGGAGGCGGTCGGCGGAAGTCCGGGCTACGCGCCGGCGTACTACTGGCTGGGAGTCGCGCTGACGGAAATCGGCCGGTCCGGTGCGGCGCTGACCGCGTTGCGGCGGGCGGTCAGTCTGGATGGAAGCGGCGAGCACGCGGCCGACGCGAGGTCTCGCATCGCCGCGCTGGAGCGCTGA
- a CDS encoding class I SAM-dependent rRNA methyltransferase, translating into MSQLYYTSLVVPPAGGRLRGGRGERFLDERRSSGDAAGTAGSGGRARRPASSVEGVASRTRSRRAGPARKVAESQPPPDAAGRPPRGRSTVREPKREPAVAVTARGERRLRTGHPWIYRSDLRRVAAAPGDVVRVSGGDRRPLGYALYSSRSVIALRMLTRRDVRPGAAFWRARLEAAIRYRESLDIDSTAYRLVHGEGDRLPGLVVDRYGEALVVQALSQATDRLLPLIGELLVELLQPAGILARNDPQVRALEGLDRGVELRHGSVPQEIEVREGAVRYVVDPWQGQKTGLFLDQRENRLAAARYARGRAFDGFSYTGGFALQMAPACDEVETVDVSESAAASVERNAEINGVANVRARVGNVFDVLRDHDRAGERFDTIVLDPPAFAKNRGATTRALAGYKEINLRALRILSPGGALITSSCSYHVDEPAFTRMIAEAAADARADVRVVERRLQSRDHPVLATVPETSYLKSVVLRRM; encoded by the coding sequence ATGTCGCAATTGTACTATACGAGTCTGGTGGTCCCGCCCGCCGGGGGCCGGCTCCGGGGCGGCCGAGGAGAACGATTTCTGGACGAACGACGATCGAGCGGTGACGCAGCCGGTACGGCCGGCTCGGGCGGACGGGCGCGCCGCCCGGCGTCGAGTGTGGAGGGCGTTGCCTCCCGCACGCGGTCCCGCCGCGCCGGGCCGGCGAGGAAGGTCGCGGAGTCGCAGCCTCCGCCCGACGCCGCGGGACGTCCGCCCCGTGGTCGCTCGACGGTTCGGGAACCGAAGCGGGAGCCGGCGGTTGCGGTAACCGCGCGGGGGGAGCGCCGCCTGCGGACCGGACATCCCTGGATCTATCGCTCGGATCTGCGGCGGGTGGCCGCCGCCCCGGGTGACGTCGTGCGAGTGAGCGGCGGCGACCGCCGGCCCCTCGGCTACGCGCTCTACAGCAGTCGCTCGGTGATCGCCCTCAGGATGCTGACCCGGCGCGACGTGCGCCCCGGCGCCGCGTTCTGGCGCGCCCGGCTCGAGGCCGCCATCCGGTACCGCGAATCGCTGGACATCGACTCCACGGCGTATCGGCTGGTCCACGGCGAGGGTGATCGACTACCCGGACTGGTCGTGGATCGCTACGGCGAGGCGCTGGTGGTGCAGGCCCTGTCCCAGGCCACCGACCGCCTGCTGCCGCTGATCGGCGAACTGCTGGTGGAACTCCTGCAGCCGGCCGGCATCCTGGCCCGCAACGATCCGCAGGTACGGGCGCTCGAAGGGCTGGACCGCGGCGTCGAGCTGCGCCACGGCAGCGTTCCGCAGGAGATCGAGGTGCGGGAAGGAGCCGTCCGATACGTCGTCGATCCCTGGCAGGGCCAGAAGACCGGTCTGTTTCTCGATCAACGCGAAAATCGCCTTGCCGCGGCCCGCTATGCGCGCGGGAGGGCGTTCGACGGCTTCAGCTACACCGGCGGGTTCGCGCTGCAGATGGCTCCGGCCTGCGATGAGGTGGAGACGGTCGACGTGTCCGAGAGCGCGGCGGCCTCCGTCGAGCGGAACGCCGAGATCAACGGCGTCGCCAACGTACGGGCCCGAGTGGGCAACGTCTTCGACGTGCTGCGCGACCACGACAGGGCGGGCGAGCGGTTCGATACGATCGTGCTGGATCCCCCGGCGTTCGCAAAGAACCGCGGGGCCACGACGCGGGCGCTGGCCGGCTACAAGGAGATCAACCTGCGCGCGCTCCGGATCCTGTCGCCGGGCGGGGCGCTGATCACGTCGAGCTGCTCCTACCACGTCGACGAGCCGGCTTTCACACGCATGATCGCGGAAGCCGCGGCCGACGCTCGGGCGGATGTCCGCGTCGTGGAGAGGCGGCTGCAGAGCCGCGACCATCCCGTGCTGGCGACCGTGCCCGAAACCTCGTATCTGAAGTCCGTCGTGCTGCGCAGGATGTAG
- a CDS encoding YggS family pyridoxal phosphate-dependent enzyme: MSTPPSPEAVVANVRLVRERLEHAATAAGRDPDEIRLIAVSKTFPLDAVEAGTSAGLTDFGENRVQEGLDKIERGSGLRVRWHLIGHLQSNKARSAAVAFDWIHSVDSVRLLRRLDQAAAEAATAPKLLIQADLAGEATKHGASAEEIRPLLEAARTCRAARVRGLMLMPPWSDDPEAVRPWFRRLRQLRDTLLDEGFDPATLGELSMGMTRDFEIAIGEGATMVRVGTAIFGRRTPPAAG, encoded by the coding sequence CTGAGTACGCCGCCAAGCCCGGAGGCCGTGGTCGCGAACGTCCGACTCGTCCGCGAACGCCTCGAACACGCCGCCACGGCAGCCGGCCGGGACCCGGACGAGATCCGGCTGATCGCCGTCTCGAAGACCTTCCCGCTGGATGCTGTCGAAGCGGGCACGAGCGCCGGCCTGACCGACTTCGGGGAGAACCGCGTCCAGGAGGGACTGGACAAGATCGAGCGGGGGTCCGGGCTGCGGGTCAGGTGGCACCTGATCGGCCACCTGCAGTCCAACAAGGCCCGCAGCGCCGCGGTCGCCTTCGACTGGATTCACTCCGTCGACAGCGTACGGCTGTTGCGCCGTCTCGATCAGGCCGCGGCCGAGGCGGCGACCGCGCCCAAGCTGCTCATCCAGGCGGACCTCGCCGGCGAGGCGACCAAGCACGGGGCGTCGGCAGAAGAAATCCGCCCGCTGCTGGAGGCGGCCCGAACATGCCGGGCCGCCCGCGTGCGCGGGCTGATGCTGATGCCGCCGTGGTCGGACGACCCGGAGGCGGTCAGGCCCTGGTTCCGCCGGCTCCGGCAGCTTCGCGACACCCTGCTGGACGAGGGCTTCGACCCTGCTACTCTCGGCGAGCTGTCCATGGGCATGACCCGCGACTTCGAGATCGCGATCGGGGAAGGGGCGACGATGGTGCGCGTCGGCACTGCAATCTTCGGCCGCCGTACGCCTCCGGCCGCCGGCTGA
- a CDS encoding RpiB/LacA/LacB family sugar-phosphate isomerase produces MRIALGADHAGVALKAFIRRAFDEAARESPTGPPNTYVDFGTHSEEPADYPDFARPVAEGVAAGAFDRGVLVCGTGIGMSIAANKVPGVRAALVHDPVGAGLCREHNDANVVTLAGRSVAPETAMAIIEKFLGTPFGGGRHGPRVRKIADLERCLEGVT; encoded by the coding sequence ATGCGGATCGCGCTGGGCGCCGACCACGCCGGCGTCGCCCTGAAGGCGTTCATTCGTCGTGCTTTCGACGAGGCGGCGCGGGAGAGTCCCACCGGGCCGCCCAACACGTATGTCGACTTCGGCACCCATTCGGAGGAACCCGCGGACTATCCCGACTTCGCGCGGCCTGTCGCCGAGGGAGTCGCGGCGGGCGCTTTCGACCGCGGCGTGCTGGTCTGCGGAACCGGCATAGGCATGTCGATCGCCGCCAACAAGGTGCCCGGCGTGCGGGCCGCCCTCGTGCACGATCCAGTCGGCGCCGGGCTCTGCCGCGAGCACAACGACGCCAACGTCGTCACCCTCGCCGGCCGGTCCGTGGCTCCGGAAACCGCCATGGCCATCATCGAGAAGTTCCTCGGCACGCCGTTCGGCGGCGGCCGGCACGGGCCGCGGGTGCGCAAGATCGCGGACTTGGAGCGTTGCCTGGAAGGGGTCACGTGA
- a CDS encoding citrate synthase (catalyzes the formation of citrate from acetyl-CoA and oxaloacetate): MTPVDAPKAGLEGVVAASSAICHIDGERGVLSYAGHDIHDLAREAGFEEVCYLLWHRRLPSRAELGDLRSALAAARRLPEAMLRLMRSLPAGHAMDALRTLVSALAHSDPEADDQSPPAAYRKAVRLTAQVGSVVATWGRLNAGGGPIEPDPALGHAANFLLLLTGERPSALEARALDVALILHADHELNASTFAARVTAATLSDVHSAAVAGIGALKGPLHGGANAEVMRMLLAIGEDADDARVERTVRDMLARKAKVPGFGHRVYRTEDPRATHLRRMSEEMGERSGSTRWYEMSRRIEAVMKAETKIDANVDFYSASTYYMLGIPIELFTPVFAVSRIAGWTAHVLEQYADNRLIRPRAEYVGPEYPQPFTPLDRR; encoded by the coding sequence ATGACGCCGGTCGATGCTCCGAAGGCGGGCCTCGAAGGGGTGGTGGCCGCATCGTCCGCGATCTGTCATATCGATGGCGAGCGAGGCGTGCTGTCCTACGCCGGTCACGACATCCACGACCTCGCGCGCGAAGCGGGGTTCGAGGAGGTCTGCTACCTGCTCTGGCACCGGCGTCTTCCGTCGCGCGCCGAGCTCGGCGACCTGCGGTCGGCGCTCGCCGCGGCCCGGCGGTTGCCGGAGGCGATGCTCAGGCTGATGCGGAGCCTGCCGGCCGGTCACGCGATGGACGCTTTGCGCACGCTGGTCTCGGCTCTCGCCCACTCCGACCCGGAAGCCGACGACCAGTCGCCGCCCGCCGCCTACCGGAAGGCGGTCCGCCTGACGGCGCAGGTCGGGAGCGTGGTGGCGACGTGGGGCCGGCTGAACGCGGGGGGAGGACCCATAGAGCCGGATCCGGCTCTCGGTCATGCGGCCAACTTCCTGCTGCTGCTGACCGGCGAGCGTCCGTCGGCCCTCGAGGCGCGGGCGTTGGACGTCGCGCTGATCCTGCACGCCGACCACGAGCTGAACGCCTCCACTTTCGCCGCGCGGGTGACCGCCGCGACCCTCAGCGACGTGCACTCGGCGGCCGTGGCCGGGATTGGCGCGCTCAAGGGCCCGCTGCACGGCGGCGCCAACGCCGAGGTGATGCGGATGCTGCTCGCGATCGGCGAGGATGCCGACGACGCCCGCGTCGAGCGGACGGTCCGCGACATGCTGGCCCGCAAGGCGAAGGTGCCCGGCTTCGGCCATCGCGTGTACCGGACAGAGGATCCCCGCGCCACGCATCTGCGACGCATGTCGGAAGAGATGGGCGAGCGGTCGGGCAGCACCCGCTGGTACGAGATGTCGCGGCGGATCGAGGCGGTAATGAAGGCGGAGACGAAGATCGACGCCAACGTGGACTTCTATTCCGCGTCGACGTACTACATGCTGGGAATCCCCATCGAGCTGTTCACGCCGGTCTTCGCCGTCAGCCGGATCGCCGGCTGGACCGCCCACGTGCTCGAGCAGTACGCCGACAACCGGCTCATCCGTCCCCGCGCCGAGTACGTCGGGCCGGAGTATCCTCAGCCGTTCACACCGCTCGACCGGCGTTGA
- a CDS encoding serine hydroxymethyltransferase has translation MQPLATSDPEISRAVRQEIERQNDGLELIASENFTSAAVLEAMGSPLTNKYAEGYPGRRYYGGCEYVDVAESLAIDRAKTLFGAEHANVQPHSGAQANMAAYFALLKPGQTVLGMNLAHGGHLTHGHPLNFSGQLYEIVPYGVRRDDERIDYDALERLAHQHRPELIMVGASAYSRVIDFARIAGVAEAVGAAVVTDMAHIAGLVATGQHPSPVPHSDVVTTTTHKTLRGPRGGLILCRESHRKAINRSLFPGVQGGPLMHVVAAKAVCFREAATPGFADYQRQVVRNARRLAGALADQGFRIVSGGTDNHLLLVDVFSRGLTGTVCETALGRAGITVNKNAIPFDQQPPMVASGIRLGTPALTTRGMAEAEMDTVAELIGRVLSAPDDDRGAVMVRGEVEALCRKFPLYPTPPRHDQI, from the coding sequence ATGCAGCCGCTCGCCACGAGCGACCCGGAGATTTCCAGGGCCGTCCGCCAGGAGATCGAGCGGCAGAACGACGGGCTCGAGCTGATCGCCTCCGAGAACTTCACGAGCGCCGCCGTGCTCGAGGCCATGGGCTCGCCGCTGACCAACAAGTACGCGGAGGGCTATCCGGGGCGGCGGTACTACGGAGGCTGCGAGTACGTCGACGTGGCCGAGTCGCTCGCCATCGACCGCGCGAAGACCCTGTTCGGAGCCGAGCACGCCAACGTGCAGCCGCACTCGGGCGCTCAGGCGAACATGGCGGCGTACTTCGCCCTGCTCAAGCCGGGCCAGACGGTGTTGGGCATGAATCTCGCCCACGGCGGGCATCTGACCCACGGGCATCCGCTGAACTTCTCCGGGCAGCTCTACGAGATCGTCCCCTACGGCGTGCGCCGCGACGACGAGCGAATCGACTACGACGCGCTCGAACGGCTCGCTCACCAGCACCGGCCCGAGTTGATCATGGTCGGCGCGAGCGCCTATTCCCGCGTGATCGACTTCGCGCGCATCGCCGGCGTGGCCGAGGCCGTCGGCGCCGCGGTGGTCACGGACATGGCGCATATCGCCGGTCTCGTCGCCACCGGGCAGCATCCGAGCCCGGTACCGCATTCCGACGTCGTGACCACTACGACCCACAAGACGCTGCGGGGGCCCCGCGGCGGCCTGATTCTCTGCCGGGAATCGCACCGCAAGGCCATCAACCGCTCGCTGTTCCCGGGCGTGCAGGGCGGACCGCTCATGCACGTCGTCGCCGCCAAGGCAGTCTGCTTCAGGGAAGCCGCAACCCCCGGCTTCGCCGACTACCAGCGGCAGGTGGTCCGCAACGCGCGCCGCCTGGCCGGCGCGCTGGCGGATCAGGGCTTTCGCATCGTGAGCGGGGGGACCGACAATCACCTGCTCCTGGTGGACGTCTTCTCCCGCGGCCTGACGGGCACGGTCTGCGAGACGGCCCTGGGACGGGCCGGCATCACGGTGAACAAGAACGCCATACCTTTCGACCAGCAGCCGCCGATGGTGGCCAGCGGCATTCGGCTCGGTACGCCGGCGCTGACCACCCGGGGCATGGCGGAAGCGGAGATGGACACCGTGGCGGAGTTGATCGGACGCGTGCTGAGCGCCCCCGACGACGACCGCGGCGCCGTCATGGTTCGAGGCGAGGTCGAAGCGCTGTGCCGGAAGTTCCCGCTGTACCCGACGCCTCCCCGCCACGACCAGATCTAG
- the lepB gene encoding signal peptidase I yields MTRTRTRTRPPTEARERTRTAPAADPYRKSTAREYFESIVIAVILALFVRTWVVQAFTIPTGSMEHNLLVGDYLLVNKFVYGPTLSGAERLLLPQGEVSRGDIIVFKFPRDPERDFIKRVIGLPGETLEVRGGEVHIDGEPLDEPWLREPGTASAAGAAVIPRRDNHGPVAIPAGHYFMMGDNRGNSEDSRVWGPMPEDHIKGRATVLYWSYDSGSPVVLPEPGIGAAVRRIGSMATHFFTRTRWDRMLRQVR; encoded by the coding sequence ATGACTAGAACGAGAACGCGAACCCGGCCGCCGACCGAAGCACGGGAGCGGACCCGAACGGCGCCCGCAGCGGATCCGTATCGCAAGTCCACGGCGCGCGAGTACTTCGAGTCGATCGTCATCGCCGTCATTCTGGCCCTCTTCGTGCGCACCTGGGTGGTGCAGGCCTTCACGATTCCGACCGGCTCGATGGAGCACAACCTGCTCGTCGGCGACTACCTGCTCGTCAACAAGTTCGTCTACGGACCGACGCTTTCCGGGGCCGAACGTCTCCTGCTGCCCCAGGGCGAGGTTTCACGAGGCGACATCATCGTGTTCAAGTTTCCGCGGGATCCGGAGCGGGACTTCATCAAGCGGGTCATCGGTCTGCCGGGGGAGACGCTCGAGGTGCGCGGGGGCGAGGTCCACATCGACGGCGAACCGCTCGACGAGCCCTGGCTGCGGGAGCCGGGGACGGCGTCGGCGGCCGGGGCGGCAGTGATTCCCCGCCGCGACAACCACGGACCGGTAGCAATCCCGGCGGGTCACTACTTCATGATGGGCGACAACCGGGGCAACTCCGAGGACAGCCGCGTTTGGGGACCGATGCCGGAGGACCACATCAAGGGCCGGGCGACGGTACTGTACTGGTCGTACGACTCCGGCAGTCCGGTCGTGCTCCCCGAGCCCGGGATCGGCGCCGCCGTGCGCCGGATCGGCTCGATGGCGACGCACTTCTTCACGCGAACCCGCTGGGACCGGATGTTGCGGCAGGTGCGCTGA